The window TGCTATTGGTAATATATCGTTTAATTCCTTTAGTTTTTCCAATAATCCAACCATTATTATTTTCGAGAAAGTCTTCTTTTAAGATTATTTCTTCTGCAAATTGTTGTAATTGATGACTCAATATTTTTTGATCAAAATTCAAGCGCAGATTATCACTAATCAGTTTTTTATTTTCTTGAGTTATATGTTCTAATTTGGCTTGATTCTTACGAATTTTATTATATAATTGTATAACTGTTAATAAGCAACAACCAATTATGACAATTAAAATAGCTTCAACAGTAGTAATATTAAGATTAATTATTTTTTGCCAAGTTAATATAAAATAAACTAAACTAACAAAAATCAATAATAAATGTTTCCAATATTGTTGAAAGTTAAGCTGAGATTTTAAAGAGGATATACTAGGTAAAGAAGTAGTGTTAGTTATACTTAACTCAGTAGTTATTTCTGATACTTCGTGATAGCGTTCCCTTAAAGAGTTAGCTATCATTTTATTTAAGATAATCGCTAATTCTGGTTTTATTTTAATTTTTTTATTATGTAAATATTCTGACCAAATCCAACAGTTATGATAATCATCATAAAGTAAATGTATAGAAGTAACATCTAAACAACCAGTCAATAAACGAATACAGGTAACCCCTAGACTATAAATATCAGTAGCTGGAGTAGGACGTCCTCTCATTTGTTCTGGTGCTGCGTATTCAGGAGCACAATTAGATATAATAATGTGAGAGTCAGTTAAAACTTTACTAGTAGCTATACCATAATTGACTAGAATTAAAGCTTGATCATATTGACGACGGATAATATTTTCTGGTTGAATATTTTGGTGGATAATGTTTTTATTATGCAAATATTTAAGTACAGGTAAGAGACTTTTAATTAGAGTATAAATTTGTTCTTGATTAAAGCGTCCTTGTAACTCAAATTCTTTTTGTAAACTAACGCCTTTAATAAAACTTTCTACTAAAAAAAAGCAATTATCAACCTCAAAATAGCTAAATAATTGAGGTAATTGGGGATGATCCAGAGAATATAGTTTTTGTGCGTCTTGAAGAAAATGTTTTTTAAGAATAAGTAAATCAGACTGAGAAGCGATCACTACATACTTTTTAATTACACACAGATTTTGACTTACATCTTCAGCTAAATAAATCTTCTTAAACTCAGTATTTTCTAGAATAGCAATAATGCGATAATCTCGAAAAAGATAACTTTTGCTACTTTTAGCTAATTCTGATCCACAACCTTGACAGTATTGATTTTCTGGTGGGTTATCTGGATTACCACATATAGGGTTAAGACAAAAAGCCATGATGTTAATGACGAGTAATAGCTTTGAGGATTAGCTCAACCGCAGCATAAGAGTTTAAATCATCTATTCTATTCTACTCTATCTTTATTGGTTTTAAAAAATTAAGCCGGTGATAGGATTTGAACCTACGACCAGCTGATTACAAATCAGCTGCTCTACCACTGAGCTACACCGGCAAACTCACATTCAATCATTATAGCATAGTTATTTTTTTTAGGCAAGATTATTTTCCATTGCCCAACGTGCCAATTCAGTTCGATTGTGTAAGGTAGTTTTATTCAACATGTTAGATACGTGACTTTCAATAGTTCTTTTACTGACATTAAGTTGTTGGGCAATTTCTTGATTTGCCATTCCTTGAGCCAGCAGCTGTATTACTTTTTGTTCTGTAGGTGTTAAGTCAACGTCATGAGGGATTACAATTGTCGGTTGTTCTGTTCCTTTTTTCTGCCCTGATTGTTCTTTAAGACGATTAACCTGTTTAAGGGTAGATTCTACTTGGGCGACTAATTCTTCCGGTTCAAAAGGTTTAACCATATAAACATCTGCGCCTATATTTAACCCTTTGACGCGGTCTTGACTTTGACCTTTAGCAGAGAGTAACATAATAGGTATAGCATTAATTTCGCTGTTTTCGCGAATTTTTTGGACTAAACTATAACCATCTACTTCTGGCATCATCACATCACAAATAATCATATCTGGTATTTCTGTAGCCAGAATATCTAATGCTTGTCTCCCATTTTCAGCGCTAATTACATGATAACCGCGAAATTCGAGATAATCTTTAACCAATAAAATTAAATTGGGATCATCATCGATTAACAGGAGTTTTTTAGAGTCTTTTTGGAGGTGATCTTTCATGGTTGTAGCTGTTGCGCTCCCACTGATTTATCTATTATATCATTGATTAGGGGTGCTTGGTTAAAAGCGTATTCTTTAACTACCTGGTTACCGATAATATGCTCTTGTAAGATTCTTTCGATAACTTCTGGAGTGGCACTATGATACCAGACTCCGTCGGGATAAATCAAGAGGATAGGTCCAGAATGACAGACTCTTAAGCAGTTAGCTTTAGTGCGGAAGATACAAAGGGAACGTTCTGGGGTAGGTTTGTCTAATTTTAACTCTTTAAGACGATTTTTGAGATAATTCCAGGCTTCTAAGCTAGCTTCTTTGTCACAACATTTGGGTAAAGTTTGATCCGCGCAGAGAAAAATATGTCTTTCTAACTTTTGTAAAGATAATTGTTCTACACATTGAGAGAGTTGAGAAGATTGTTCAGACATAAGCAATTACAGCATAAAAAGGATCGACATTACCTAAACCTAGCAATTGTAACAAATTATTAGTCACAGTACCTTGATTAACGATTAATTCAGGTGGACTAAACTTAGGAACGGATTGAAAGTATTTTTGGACTAGTTGTACCCTACTATTAGGTGTACCATCTCGCCAAGCGGCGATCGCCTTTTGGTAGAACATACGATTAGAGAAGCTAATAATGACGATTCCTCCTGGTTTAAGAATCCTGGCAATTTCTGCCATAATTGCTTCAGGATATTGGAGATATTGAATAGAAACTGTACATAAAACCGCGTCAAAATCGTTGTCTTCTAGGGGTAATTGAGGATTTTGATTGAGATTTTGCACAAAATAGTCATTTAAGCGGGTATTTTTGGCTAATTCTTCTGCATTTAAACCATGTCCTTCTACATGAGTAAAAGTCATTTCTGGAGGAAGATGAGAAACCCAACTACTCATTAAGTCTAAAATACGCGTATCAGGTTTAAGTCTAGCCCGATATAAATCGGTTAGTTGATTAATAAATTGGTTATCTACGTGAGTGACAAAACGAGGAAAGGAATAGAAGAGAGAATCCTCTGTGTCATCTAGTTTACTGCGTTGTTCTGGTCTTAGAAGCATAAATTATTTTTTGATAGCTAAAGTTAAACCATCAGCGATGGGTACTAAACTAAGTATAATGCGATCGTCTTGAGCCAGATAATCGTTAAATTGGCGTATAGTCAGAGTTAGTTTTTCTTGGTTATCAGGATCAGCTACTTGTCCATACCAGAGGACGTTATCTACTGCAATTAAACCACCAGGACGTAATAAAGTTAAGGATTTTTCGTAATAATTGATATAATTACTTTTATCAGCGTCGATGAAGACAAAATCAAAAGTATTGGCTTCACCTTGGCTGATTAGTTGTTCTAGAGTATCTAAAGCCGGAGCAATATATAGAGAAATTTTACCATCTACTCCTGCTTGTTGCCAATAATTACGAGCGATTTTAGTATATTCTTCGCTAACGTCACAAGCGATTAATTGTCCATCTTCGGGTAATGCTAAAGCTACCGCTAAAGAACTATAACCCGTAAAAACTCCTATTTCGAGAGCTTTTTTTGCTCTCATTAATTGTATCAACAAAGCCATAAATTGACCTTGTTCAGGAGCTATTTGCATGTTAGCGTTAGCAAGAGTAGCGGTTTGTTGGCGAAGTTTTTGTAAGATTTCTGGCTCTCTTAATGAGACTCGACAGAGATACTGATAGAGTTGTTCGTCTAATCCAATAGATTTTAGTGTCATATATTTATTTACCAAACTGGGTCAGAATAAAGATTAATCGTCATTTGTTGTTTACCTCTGGGAACTGAACTAATACAAGCGCAGATAGTTTGACCATCATCTAATTCTACCTCGCAAGCGTGACAAGAACCCATCAAACAACCTGTGGGGATACATACACCAGCACGAGCAGCTACAGCGAGAATTGGTTCTCCCGCTTCAGCTTCGATATAGATATCATCGGGTAAAAAATGGATTTGTACTTTCATAGGGAAGAAGGGGGTCTTTCAGGGGTATGTTTTTAAGAATTAGCCGGGAGCTGGGAAAAATCGGGATGAAATTGATTAATAGGTAGGGACAGACCTTTAATTACATGAACTAATAAAGTAATAAACCCACGTCTTCCCTTTATAACGATCGCTCATCCAACCATTGTTGTAAAATAATAGCTGCCGCTTGGCGATCGATTAAACCTTTATCTTGTCGAGAAAAGCGTTTTTGACTTTTAAGTTGTTCTTCTGCTTCTACAGAGGTTAGTCTTTCATCTACATATTCAACTGGTAACTGTAAAGCTTCTGCTAGTCTTTGGGCGAATTGTTGAACGTATTCTGCTTGTGGACCTAAACTACCATCCATAGAATAGGGTAATCCTACTACTAAGACATTTATCTCTCTTTCCTTGACTATTTGACTAATTTTGGCTACATCTTCAGAGAAGCTTTGACGATTGATAGTTGTTAGGGGAGTAGCTAGTAAACCGATACCGTCACATCCTGCTACACCTACTCTTTTTTTACCTACATCTAACCCTAGGGCGCAGATACGACGCTGCATCGTTTATCTCCTCGGATTCTTGCCGTTAGGATTGTTGGTATCTATGGGGGGATCTGAATCTGGAGAGGGTTGAGATTCTGCTGTTGATTCTAGCCAAGACATACGACTAGGAATAGGGGTTCTCGCTGGTTGTAATCCTTTTAACACATCTGATAATTGTAACCCTTCTAGGGGTCTTGCTTCTCGTAGTTTATGCCAAACCGAACGAGACATTAACAGGGTATTTTCTACTTGTGTAGCGCCCAATTTTTCGAGGAATTCTTCTCTTTCTGATTGGTAGTCGGCTGAGGCTAATTCTAGGGCTTGTTTAGGGTAGTTTTGCACTATTCTCGCCATTTGTGCTACTAATTCGGGGTATAACCAAGTATAAGCGGGATGAACCGTTAATTGGGCTTGGTGAGGTTGAGTACCATTTTTAGAGATTTCTAATTTAAAGTAGGCGATCGCCGCTTTTCTTTGGGGTTCAAACACATAGGCGCTAGTTACTTCTTTCCCATTAAACCAGGGTTTGAACTTATTAATTAAACCTTTGAATAAGGATGTTTTAAAGTCTAGGGGATGGCGATCGAATACTTGACGTAATAGAGGTGGCATGGATACTGTATCTAACTGATAGAGTAGCTGTGCTTCAGCGTTGCTAACTGGTAACAGATTCGGTAATTGTGGTTCAATCTGGGCTAATTGAGCTAATTTTTCAGGATCTAGACACCAGTAGGTTAGTTGTGCTAGAGGTTGAAAGCCATTTTGACGATAGAGGGCTAAATTATTTTTTTCGTGGATATTTACTTCTAGTATCCAAGTTCTCGCTTCCCAAATTTTTTCAAAACAGTAACGTAGTAATTGAGATCCGATACTATTTCTACCTGAGATTAACTCTGGATCTAAATTATGTTCTTTATCTGTGAGTACCCAATGTACCCGCCAAGTACTACGGCTTCGGTTGAAAGGTGCGACATGAATAACACCTAAACATTCTTGCTCTATTTGAGCTATATAAAGCCACAAGAAATCCTGGAGAGGATTAGGAAACAATTTACAAAACTTTAGTAAACCATACCACTGTTTAATTGTTTCTAATTCCTTACCTAGGTTGCTGATAGTTTGAATATCACGATATTGTAAAGGACGAATCTGTATATTTATCATTATTTAGCCTCGACACAGCCTACCTATTTTTATCATAGAATAATCCCAGGTTAGCTGAGGGGGATCAACTCAAAGTTATAATTTTCGATTACGGTATTAGCTAAAAGTTGTTCACACATCGCCGAGAGTTCTTCCAGAGCTGTGGTTTCCGAATCGCTAGTGAGTTTTAATTCGATATATTTACCGATTCTCACTGCCGTGACTTCCTGATAACCTAATTGATGTAAACCTGATTCCACAGCCACTCCCGCGGGATCTAATACCGAGGGGCGTAGAGTAATGTAAATGCGAGCTGAGTATTCCATATTATTATTTCCCAAAAAATGATTAACCGCGCCAAGGTTAATTATGACGCGGTTAGAGTTGCTTTAGAGAGATATTCTCACTGGTGTTTTATTAGGATTTACCTCTAATTCTATCGGTTTAATCAGAGATTTACCAGTCATTTCTGCAGGTTGGGGTATTTGCAGAATTTCTAGTATTGTTGGTGCGACATCAGCGAGACTACCATCATCTCTAAGGGAGACTTGACCTCCATGTCCTGGTATTTTACGTCCTTCTCCTTCGATTAAGATAAAGGGTACAGGGTTAGTGGTATGTGCTGTCCAGGGGTTTCCTTTTTCATCTGCCATATATTCTGCGTTACCGTGATCAGCGGTAATCAGGGTTGTTCCTCCTACTTTCTGAATACTGCTTAAGAGACGTCCTAGACTGGTATCTACGGTTTGAATCGCTTCTATCGCTGCTTCTAGTTTTCCTGTATGTCCTACCATGTCGGGGTTAGCGTAGTTAATTACTACTAATGAGTAAATCCCTTGAGCGATCGCTGCACAAGCTGTATCTGTCACTGCTATTGCAGACATGGGTGGGTATTTGTCGTAGGTAGCTACTGCAGGACTAGGTATTAATTCTCTGTCTTCTCCTGGGAAGGGTTGTTCTAATCCTCCGTTAAAGAAGTAGGTGACGTGGGGGTATTTTTCGGTTTCTGCAGTACGATACTGTTTTAATTTATGTTCAGCGATTACTTGTCCTAAAATTTTGGTGAGATTTTGCGGAGCAAATGCTACCTCTACGGGTAAATTAGGATCATATTGTGTAAAGGTAACAAAACTAAGAGGTTCAATTCTTTCTCTGGGGAATCCGTCAAAATCAGGATTAAGAAAAGCGTAACACATTTGTCTAGCCCTATCTGGACGGAAGTTAGAGAATATGATTCCATCGCCTGATTCTACTGCACCTGGTGCAATGCGCGTAGGTGGGATAAACTCATCTGTGATGTCTTCAGCGTAATAGGCTTCTATAACTTCGGTGATACTTCTACCATCTATTGGTTCATTTTGGGTGAAGACTTGATAAGCTTTTTCTACTCTTTCCCAACGGTTATCGCGATCCATCGCGTAATATCTTCCGCTGAGGGTTACCATCGAACCCAATCCAATTTTATCTATATGTTCTTGAATTTTAGCAACTACGTTTATCCCTTCATTGGGGTTGGTATCTCTCCCGTCGGTGATGACGTGAATACAGACTTCACTCACTTTTTGAGTTTTGGCTAAATCTAGTAATCCCAATAAGTGATCTATATGAGAATGTACTCCTCCATCGGAACATAACCCTATCAGATGGAGTTTTTTTCCTCTAGTGACTACTTCTTGACAAATTTTCACTAATGCTGGGTTTTGCTGGATTGAACCATCTTCGACAGCATCACTAATACGAACTAGCTCTTGGGGTACTACTCGACCTGCTCCTAGGTTGAGATGTCCTACTTCTGAATTACCCATTTGACCTTTGGGAAGTCCGACGCTTTTACCCGATGTTTCAATCAGGGTATTAGGATAGACTTCTAGAAGGCTGTTCATTACGGGAGTTTCAGCTAAAGCGATCGCATTAGCTTCTGTTTGCTCTCGATAACCCCAGCCATCTAAGATAACTAATACTACTGGAGATATAGGTATTTGCGCCATGATTATTACCTTGTTGACAAATTTGCACGCACATAGATGATAACATCTAGTCTTAGTAATTCTTTAATTTGATATTTACTAAGTATGAATCAAAATTTAATACCTGTTATTTTAGCAGGTGGTAAGGGAGAAAGATTCTGGCCTTTAAGTCGTCAACAACGTCCTAAACAGTTTTTATGTTTAGATGGTAGTGGTAGAAGTTTATTACAATCCACCGCTGAACGTTTATTACCTATAGCTGGTGATTGGGATAGACTCTGGGTGATAACTTCAGCAGCTATAGCAGCAGGTGTAAGGGAACAACTTCCTAGTTTACCTCAGACTAATCTTTTAGTTGAACCTCAAGGGAGAGATACAGCAGCAGCTATCGCCTGGACTATTTTAACTATAGCTGAAAAATATGGGTTAGATGCCATAGTGGGTTTTTTTCCCGCGGATCATTGGATTGGTAATCAACAAGCTTTTACCCAAACCCTAGAAGCTGCTACTAGTTTAGTAAGTAATCAAGAAGCCATCGCTACTCTAGGGATTAGTCCTAATTATCCTGCTACGGGTTATGGTTATATTGAACAAGGTGCTTATCAAGGTGTTTATAATGGTTTAGCTGTTTATCGAGTTAATCGCTTTCGGGAAAAACCTGATCTCCCTACCGCAGAAGCTTTTTTAACCCAAGGGGGATTTAGCTGGAATAGTGGTATGTTTATTTTTCCTGTGGGAGTGGTGTTAGCCGAGTTGCGTAAATATACACCAGAGATTATCTCTCTACTAGAAGCAAAAGGAAAAGAAGCTTATGGGGAGTTGCCTAAAATCAGTATTGACTATGCTTTAATGGAAAAAACCTCTCTTGCTTATGTTTTACCCGTTGATTTCCCTTGGGATGATTTAGGGGATTGGAATGCGATCGACAGACTCAGCAAAGGAGACGCAGATAACTTAGAATTAGCCCAACATCTCGGTTTAGATACTCATAACTGCTTATTTTATGCCGAAGATGACCAAGAAATAATCGTCACTATTGGTGTAGAAGATTTAGTGGTTGTTCGAGATGGTAACATTACTCTTATAGTCCCTAAACAGCGTACCCAAGAAATTAAACAACTTCTCAAGGCGATCGCCAATATTCCTAATCTAGCTAAATTTTTATAAATCTAATCTCAGGTTTGAATTTTCCGCTTCTAAAAGGGGGATTTTTGTCTTTAAAAAAGAAATTAATTAGGTTATCTTATCTTGGTTTTTATGGCTATAAAAACTTTTATTTTTTTGTTACAATAAAAATAGGCGAATATAAGAGTACCTCAAAAAAATTGAGCAAATAGGTGGCTAGATGAGACGATAGATTAGCAAAAACTTAATTAGTTGAGATGCTCGTAATGTAATAGTAAGGGAGATAATATCATGTTTGCACCTTCCTATTCACCAATGTTTATGGTTCCACTCCGACCAGTTTATCCTCAGTATTTCGATTTGGGAATTCTTACTTCTGATTTTTCTCAAACTGAAGGAGTTAATTTTCAAAATACTTCCGACGTTTATTTTTTTGAGCTTAGTGATTTCACTCCTGTAACCATATCTTTATTAGCATTAGGTAGTTCTCCAAATGTAGTAGGCGGTATTAGACCCGCTCCTAATAAAGCAAATGATCCTTCTATACCTCCAATTGAGATTTTGATATCTCCTGAATCTGTAAATCTAGATTTAGAGCCAGGTACTTATGCGGTTAACATTACCGGTCCTCAAAATGATTTAGCAACATATAGAATCGACATTAATCTCAATGCCGATAGTGGGGATGATGATGACCATAGTGATGAAGGAATTCGCGATTTAGGTGTCCTCAGAGGAAGAGAAAGGGTTTCTGACTCAGTAGATAGCGATAATTCCGTGGATTTCTATAGTTTTACTCTCCCAAGTAATGGAGAATTTGAATTAAGTTTAAGGGGTTTAGATGCGGATGTAGATGTCGCGTTATTAGACTCCCCTGATTTAGAAGATGATTCTATCATTGCAGTTTCTAATCGGAGTGGCTCTCGCAATGAGAGGATTCAAAGGGATTTAGATGGAGGAGAATATTATATAGCAGTTTATAGCTATGATAATGCTAGTAGCGATTATACTTTGATTCTTAATGCTGATATTGAGAATGATGATGAGATTCGCGATTTAGGTGTCCTCAGAGGAAGAGAAAGGGTTTCTGACTCGGTAGATAGTGATAATCTTCTAGATTTTTATAGTTTTACTCTCCCAAGTAATGGAGAATTTAAATTAAGTTTAAGGGGTTTAGATGCGGATGTAGATGTCGCGTTATTAGACTCCCCTGATTTAGAAGATGATTCTATCATTGCAGTTTCTAATCGGAGTGGCTCTCGCAATGAGAGGATTCAAAGGGATTTAGATGGAGGAGAATATTATATAGCAGTTTATAGCTATGATAATGCTAGTAGCGATTATACTTTGATTCTCAATGCAATTCTAGGAAATAATGAAAATAGTGTCTTTTCTGTTGCATTTTAATCCAATTCTCTAATAATTTCTCAAGTCATAGGAAAATTGGCTACTTACTCCGTCCTTACAATAAGAAAACATTGGCGGGGGCTGTGCACAATTTTACTGATAGAGTAGGAAGACAGTAAGTAGGAGAAATCA is drawn from Gloeocapsa sp. DLM2.Bin57 and contains these coding sequences:
- a CDS encoding serine/threonine protein kinase — translated: MAFCLNPICGNPDNPPENQYCQGCGSELAKSSKSYLFRDYRIIAILENTEFKKIYLAEDVSQNLCVIKKYVVIASQSDLLILKKHFLQDAQKLYSLDHPQLPQLFSYFEVDNCFFLVESFIKGVSLQKEFELQGRFNQEQIYTLIKSLLPVLKYLHNKNIIHQNIQPENIIRRQYDQALILVNYGIATSKVLTDSHIIISNCAPEYAAPEQMRGRPTPATDIYSLGVTCIRLLTGCLDVTSIHLLYDDYHNCWIWSEYLHNKKIKIKPELAIILNKMIANSLRERYHEVSEITTELSITNTTSLPSISSLKSQLNFQQYWKHLLLIFVSLVYFILTWQKIINLNITTVEAILIVIIGCCLLTVIQLYNKIRKNQAKLEHITQENKKLISDNLRLNFDQKILSHQLQQFAEEIILKEDFLENNNGWIIGKTKGIKRYITNSKYYYNITKYHNTNHMYFSWINLPKLPADYDIELKTVFIEGEKEGWYGLILGTDEANYYLFRVSRYGYGRISFLKEGVWEQGSFEMCKINCEDAMILSLHVREHNNFSYYLSEATSPDCENCLSTGTFAVKCDKIGVFVSVKKQDKIIAFEHLYITSKVK
- a CDS encoding DNA-binding response regulator; its protein translation is MKDHLQKDSKKLLLIDDDPNLILLVKDYLEFRGYHVISAENGRQALDILATEIPDMIICDVMMPEVDGYSLVQKIRENSEINAIPIMLLSAKGQSQDRVKGLNIGADVYMVKPFEPEELVAQVESTLKQVNRLKEQSGQKKGTEQPTIVIPHDVDLTPTEQKVIQLLAQGMANQEIAQQLNVSKRTIESHVSNMLNKTTLHNRTELARWAMENNLA
- a CDS encoding ferredoxin, with the translated sequence MSEQSSQLSQCVEQLSLQKLERHIFLCADQTLPKCCDKEASLEAWNYLKNRLKELKLDKPTPERSLCIFRTKANCLRVCHSGPILLIYPDGVWYHSATPEVIERILQEHIIGNQVVKEYAFNQAPLINDIIDKSVGAQQLQP
- a CDS encoding class I SAM-dependent methyltransferase gives rise to the protein MLLRPEQRSKLDDTEDSLFYSFPRFVTHVDNQFINQLTDLYRARLKPDTRILDLMSSWVSHLPPEMTFTHVEGHGLNAEELAKNTRLNDYFVQNLNQNPQLPLEDNDFDAVLCTVSIQYLQYPEAIMAEIARILKPGGIVIISFSNRMFYQKAIAAWRDGTPNSRVQLVQKYFQSVPKFSPPELIVNQGTVTNNLLQLLGLGNVDPFYAVIAYV
- a CDS encoding methyltransferase domain-containing protein, with translation MTLKSIGLDEQLYQYLCRVSLREPEILQKLRQQTATLANANMQIAPEQGQFMALLIQLMRAKKALEIGVFTGYSSLAVALALPEDGQLIACDVSEEYTKIARNYWQQAGVDGKISLYIAPALDTLEQLISQGEANTFDFVFIDADKSNYINYYEKSLTLLRPGGLIAVDNVLWYGQVADPDNQEKLTLTIRQFNDYLAQDDRIILSLVPIADGLTLAIKK
- a CDS encoding (2Fe-2S)-binding protein; this encodes MKVQIHFLPDDIYIEAEAGEPILAVAARAGVCIPTGCLMGSCHACEVELDDGQTICACISSVPRGKQQMTINLYSDPVW
- the ruvX gene encoding Holliday junction resolvase RuvX gives rise to the protein MQRRICALGLDVGKKRVGVAGCDGIGLLATPLTTINRQSFSEDVAKISQIVKEREINVLVVGLPYSMDGSLGPQAEYVQQFAQRLAEALQLPVEYVDERLTSVEAEEQLKSQKRFSRQDKGLIDRQAAAIILQQWLDERSL
- the purS gene encoding phosphoribosylformylglycinamidine synthase subunit PurS, translating into MEYSARIYITLRPSVLDPAGVAVESGLHQLGYQEVTAVRIGKYIELKLTSDSETTALEELSAMCEQLLANTVIENYNFELIPLS
- a CDS encoding 2,3-bisphosphoglycerate-independent phosphoglycerate mutase → MAQIPISPVVLVILDGWGYREQTEANAIALAETPVMNSLLEVYPNTLIETSGKSVGLPKGQMGNSEVGHLNLGAGRVVPQELVRISDAVEDGSIQQNPALVKICQEVVTRGKKLHLIGLCSDGGVHSHIDHLLGLLDLAKTQKVSEVCIHVITDGRDTNPNEGINVVAKIQEHIDKIGLGSMVTLSGRYYAMDRDNRWERVEKAYQVFTQNEPIDGRSITEVIEAYYAEDITDEFIPPTRIAPGAVESGDGIIFSNFRPDRARQMCYAFLNPDFDGFPRERIEPLSFVTFTQYDPNLPVEVAFAPQNLTKILGQVIAEHKLKQYRTAETEKYPHVTYFFNGGLEQPFPGEDRELIPSPAVATYDKYPPMSAIAVTDTACAAIAQGIYSLVVINYANPDMVGHTGKLEAAIEAIQTVDTSLGRLLSSIQKVGGTTLITADHGNAEYMADEKGNPWTAHTTNPVPFILIEGEGRKIPGHGGQVSLRDDGSLADVAPTILEILQIPQPAEMTGKSLIKPIELEVNPNKTPVRISL
- a CDS encoding mannose-1-phosphate guanylyltransferase, translating into MNQNLIPVILAGGKGERFWPLSRQQRPKQFLCLDGSGRSLLQSTAERLLPIAGDWDRLWVITSAAIAAGVREQLPSLPQTNLLVEPQGRDTAAAIAWTILTIAEKYGLDAIVGFFPADHWIGNQQAFTQTLEAATSLVSNQEAIATLGISPNYPATGYGYIEQGAYQGVYNGLAVYRVNRFREKPDLPTAEAFLTQGGFSWNSGMFIFPVGVVLAELRKYTPEIISLLEAKGKEAYGELPKISIDYALMEKTSLAYVLPVDFPWDDLGDWNAIDRLSKGDADNLELAQHLGLDTHNCLFYAEDDQEIIVTIGVEDLVVVRDGNITLIVPKQRTQEIKQLLKAIANIPNLAKFL